In one window of Niallia sp. Man26 DNA:
- a CDS encoding sulfite reductase subunit alpha: MNTPASQTNQAFTRNNPFQAKVLKNINLNSTGSNRETRHLELSLEGSGITYNPGDALGIYPENDSVLVESLLQEMKWDGNQNIVINKTGDQLPLKNALTTYFEITLLTKKVLQNFSKMVDNENLNSLVAIENASALKEYMYGRDLLDMIQDFGPCQIEAQEFVTLLRKMPPRLYSISSSQSAHPDEVHLTISAVRYTSHGRDRNGVCSVQCSERTSEGDTLPVYIQANKHFGLPESNETDIIMVGPGTGIAPFRSFIQERSINKGSGRTWLFFGAQHSQTDFLYKEELEKHQENGVLTKLTTAFSRDTDEKVYVQNKMLESSKELYEWLQGGAHFYVCGDKEYMAKDVHNTLIEIFSKEGNMSQEEAEEKVQELQKTKRYQKDVY; this comes from the coding sequence ATGAATACACCTGCAAGCCAAACAAATCAAGCGTTCACCAGAAATAACCCATTTCAAGCTAAAGTTCTTAAGAATATTAACCTAAATAGCACAGGTTCAAATAGGGAAACAAGACATCTGGAATTATCTTTAGAAGGATCAGGAATTACTTATAATCCAGGTGATGCTCTAGGTATATACCCGGAAAATGATTCAGTATTGGTAGAGTCCCTGCTTCAAGAAATGAAGTGGGATGGAAATCAAAACATTGTTATAAATAAAACAGGTGATCAGCTTCCTTTAAAGAATGCTTTAACAACATACTTTGAAATTACTTTATTAACTAAGAAAGTATTACAGAACTTTTCTAAAATGGTTGATAATGAGAATTTAAATAGTCTTGTTGCTATAGAAAATGCTTCAGCTTTAAAAGAGTATATGTATGGTCGGGATTTATTAGATATGATTCAAGATTTCGGACCATGCCAAATTGAAGCTCAAGAGTTTGTGACATTATTAAGAAAGATGCCGCCGCGCTTGTATTCGATTTCTAGCAGTCAATCGGCTCACCCAGATGAAGTTCATTTAACAATCAGTGCTGTGCGATATACATCTCACGGCAGAGACAGAAATGGTGTTTGTTCTGTTCAATGTTCAGAACGAACTTCTGAAGGAGATACACTTCCTGTCTACATTCAGGCGAATAAACACTTCGGACTGCCAGAGTCAAATGAGACAGATATCATTATGGTTGGCCCAGGAACGGGAATTGCTCCTTTTCGCTCCTTTATTCAAGAACGTTCTATTAACAAAGGCAGTGGAAGGACTTGGCTGTTCTTTGGGGCGCAACATTCACAAACAGATTTCCTTTATAAAGAAGAGCTAGAAAAACACCAAGAAAATGGGGTTCTTACAAAATTAACTACAGCTTTCTCTCGTGATACAGATGAAAAAGTTTATGTCCAAAATAAAATGCTGGAATCTAGCAAGGAATTATATGAATGGTTACAAGGTGGAGCGCATTTTTATGTTTGTGGTGATAAGGAATATATGGCTAAAGACGTTCATAACACTTTGATAGAGATATTCTCAAAAGAAGGAAATATGAGTCAAGAAGAAGCAGAAGAAAAAGTGCAAGAACTGCAAAAGACTAAAAGATACCAAAAAGATGTGTATTAA
- a CDS encoding aldo/keto reductase: protein MDYTKLGNTGLDVSRLCLGCMGFGVKERWMHPWVIDEESSRTVIKRAVESGINFFDTANVYSDGTSEEFLGRALKDFSNRDEVVIATKVYFPLGKDLNSKGPNSKGLSRKHIMSEIDKSLKRLGTDYIDLYQIHRWDYNTPIEETMEALHDLVKAGKVRYIGASAMYAWQFLKANHTAEKNGWTKFISMQNHLNLIYREEEREMLPLCKEEKIGVIPYSPLASGRLTRDWSEDTLRSETDATQKSKYGSTEHNDRLVVERVAELAEKHGAARSQIALAWLLQKEPVTAPIIGATKISHLEDSVGALSVKLTTEEVAYLEEPYVPHPVVGALNSK, encoded by the coding sequence ATGGATTATACGAAACTTGGCAACACAGGATTAGATGTATCTAGACTTTGCCTTGGATGTATGGGTTTTGGTGTGAAGGAACGCTGGATGCATCCTTGGGTAATTGATGAAGAAAGCAGTCGTACGGTTATTAAAAGAGCGGTTGAGTCCGGCATTAATTTTTTTGATACTGCCAACGTCTACTCAGATGGTACGAGTGAAGAATTTCTCGGACGTGCTCTTAAAGATTTTTCTAATCGAGATGAAGTTGTGATTGCAACTAAGGTTTACTTCCCATTAGGCAAAGATTTAAACAGCAAAGGTCCAAACAGTAAAGGGCTATCCCGAAAACATATTATGAGTGAAATTGATAAAAGTCTTAAACGTCTTGGAACAGACTATATCGATTTGTACCAAATACATCGCTGGGATTACAACACACCGATTGAAGAGACGATGGAAGCTCTTCATGATTTAGTGAAGGCTGGTAAGGTAAGATACATAGGAGCATCAGCCATGTATGCATGGCAGTTTTTGAAAGCGAACCATACCGCTGAGAAGAACGGGTGGACGAAATTTATCTCTATGCAAAATCACCTTAACCTTATATACCGGGAAGAAGAACGAGAGATGCTTCCATTATGCAAAGAAGAAAAAATCGGCGTAATTCCATACAGCCCGTTAGCTTCAGGCAGATTAACACGTGATTGGTCAGAAGATACGCTCCGTTCTGAAACAGATGCAACGCAAAAGTCTAAATACGGTTCAACAGAGCATAACGACCGTTTAGTTGTGGAACGAGTTGCCGAGTTAGCAGAAAAACATGGTGCAGCTAGATCCCAAATAGCACTTGCATGGCTGCTTCAGAAAGAACCAGTAACAGCTCCTATTATAGGTGCTACGAAAATTTCTCATCTTGAAGATTCAGTCGGTGCGTTATCAGTGAAGTTAACCACTGAAGAAGTTGCATATTTGGAAGAGCCTTATGTTCCACATCCTGTGGTTGGTGCTTTAAATTCTAAGTAA
- a CDS encoding DeoR family transcriptional regulator: protein MLPIERQKQLLSWLTEEETLKVSDISRKLNVSEMTVYRDIKQLIDQQKIVKTSNGISLTKETITPSNHCSYCYKGINTRLSVQLIKTNHQVEQTCCIHCGLLRYQETQAEISQIICRDFLHDTTLSAKTGFFLINPDLHSNCCQPQLLTFNSMDEAIKFQTGFGGDIYNFEQVFTALNSHMQSSNCCHPK from the coding sequence ATGTTACCAATAGAAAGACAAAAACAGCTATTATCATGGCTAACGGAAGAAGAAACATTAAAGGTATCTGATATCAGCAGAAAATTAAATGTATCGGAAATGACGGTATATCGTGATATTAAACAACTTATTGACCAACAGAAAATTGTAAAGACATCGAACGGCATTTCCCTGACTAAAGAAACCATTACGCCCTCCAATCATTGTTCCTATTGCTATAAAGGAATTAACACAAGATTATCTGTGCAGTTAATAAAAACAAATCACCAGGTAGAACAAACATGTTGTATTCATTGTGGATTGCTTAGATATCAAGAAACTCAAGCAGAAATATCTCAAATCATATGTCGTGATTTTCTTCATGATACAACACTGAGTGCTAAAACTGGCTTCTTTCTGATTAATCCAGACCTTCATTCAAATTGCTGTCAACCACAGCTTCTTACTTTTAACTCAATGGATGAAGCCATTAAGTTTCAAACAGGATTTGGAGGAGACATCTATAACTTTGAGCAAGTATTTACAGCTTTGAACTCACACATGCAAAGCTCGAATTGCTGTCACCCAAAATAG
- a CDS encoding aldo/keto reductase, translating into METVTLSNGIKMPILGFGVYQINDLEECERIVGEAIAVGYRSIDTAQAYGNEEAVGSAVRKSGIPREEFFITTKVWISNAGYEKAKASMDESLRLLQTEYIDLMLIHQPFNDYYGTYRAMEEYYKAGKIKAIGVSNFYPDRLIDIAQFSEITPMVNQVETHVFNQQKQAQQIMEKYGTQIESWGPFAEGKNDFFHNKTLKEIGEQYDKSVAQVALRYLIQRKVVVIPKTVTKERMVQNFEVFDFVLSQEDMNKIEKLDQEKSLFFSHYDPETVKFLTGLVR; encoded by the coding sequence ATGGAAACTGTAACTTTATCAAATGGAATAAAGATGCCTATTTTAGGGTTTGGAGTTTATCAAATTAATGACCTTGAAGAATGTGAGCGTATAGTAGGCGAAGCAATAGCAGTTGGCTATCGATCAATCGATACTGCTCAAGCTTATGGGAATGAAGAAGCAGTTGGTAGTGCAGTACGTAAAAGTGGTATACCTCGTGAAGAGTTCTTTATTACTACAAAGGTATGGATTTCAAATGCTGGCTATGAAAAAGCTAAAGCATCAATGGATGAATCCTTGCGTTTACTGCAAACAGAATATATTGACCTCATGTTAATTCATCAACCATTTAATGATTATTATGGTACGTACCGTGCAATGGAAGAGTATTATAAAGCAGGGAAAATCAAAGCAATTGGCGTAAGTAATTTTTATCCAGACCGTTTGATTGATATTGCTCAGTTTAGTGAAATTACACCAATGGTTAACCAAGTGGAAACACATGTGTTCAACCAGCAAAAACAGGCCCAACAAATAATGGAAAAGTACGGAACACAAATTGAATCTTGGGGACCTTTTGCAGAAGGGAAAAATGACTTCTTTCATAATAAAACGTTAAAAGAAATCGGGGAGCAATATGACAAATCTGTGGCCCAAGTGGCTCTGCGCTACTTAATCCAGCGTAAGGTTGTTGTTATTCCAAAAACGGTAACGAAAGAGAGAATGGTTCAGAACTTTGAAGTCTTTGATTTTGTTCTATCACAAGAAGATATGAACAAGATTGAAAAACTTGACCAGGAAAAGAGTTTATTTTTCTCTCATTATGATCCAGAAACAGTTAAATTTTTGACAGGGCTAGTAAGATAA
- a CDS encoding PepSY domain-containing protein, with protein MKAEKSVQKGKKTKQTKASLYKAVWRWHFYAGIIFAPFLLILAVTGSIYLFKPQIEQVLYKDYYEVTKQEDRMTPSEQINIVKSEYPGANITSYLPGDSEARSSEVNINYQDESLTLFVDPYTGKILGELNSEDRIMDRIEEFHGELMAGTLGDRIVELAACWAIVLIVTGIYLWFPQQKKTGFAGILFPRLHKGKKIFRRDLHAVPAFWITGGLLFLILTGLPWSGFWGTNFQSLVTNTGEGYPPSVWVGSAPTSSVQTKDIAEVPWAAETLDVPKSDIQGYTPLSIDDVVDIANREGMHPSYSVIFPTTQEGVYTFSAFPPKAKDEATIHIDQYTGAVLADYRYDHYGPLGKLIAIGITLHKGTEFGLINQLISLLICLGTILVAITGVYMWWKRKPKQELGAPKAPSIKKMRYLLFILIILGIVFPLVGLSLIIVWVVDLLIIQRIPAVKKVLNA; from the coding sequence ATGAAAGCAGAGAAATCCGTGCAAAAGGGAAAAAAAACGAAACAAACAAAAGCCTCTTTATATAAAGCCGTATGGAGATGGCATTTTTATGCTGGGATAATCTTTGCACCGTTTCTCCTTATTCTTGCTGTCACTGGATCTATATATTTATTTAAACCACAGATTGAGCAAGTTTTATATAAAGATTATTACGAGGTTACGAAGCAAGAAGACAGAATGACCCCGTCAGAGCAAATTAACATCGTGAAAAGTGAATATCCCGGTGCAAATATAACAAGCTATCTGCCTGGGGATAGTGAAGCACGTTCAAGTGAAGTGAATATAAACTACCAAGACGAGTCTTTAACACTATTTGTTGATCCTTATACAGGCAAAATTCTCGGTGAGTTGAATAGTGAAGACAGAATTATGGATAGAATAGAAGAATTTCATGGAGAATTAATGGCTGGCACTTTAGGTGATAGAATAGTAGAACTAGCTGCTTGTTGGGCAATTGTATTAATTGTCACTGGAATATATTTATGGTTTCCGCAACAAAAGAAAACAGGCTTTGCTGGAATACTATTCCCGCGACTGCATAAAGGAAAGAAAATTTTCAGAAGAGATTTACATGCCGTGCCTGCGTTTTGGATAACAGGCGGATTGTTATTTTTAATCTTAACAGGATTACCTTGGTCAGGGTTCTGGGGTACTAATTTCCAATCTTTAGTTACTAATACAGGAGAAGGCTATCCTCCATCAGTTTGGGTAGGAAGTGCTCCAACATCATCAGTACAAACAAAAGATATTGCCGAAGTCCCTTGGGCTGCTGAAACGTTAGATGTGCCAAAATCAGACATACAAGGTTATACCCCTCTTTCTATTGATGATGTGGTCGATATTGCCAATCGAGAAGGAATGCACCCTAGCTATTCTGTTATTTTCCCTACAACCCAAGAAGGTGTTTACACATTTTCTGCCTTTCCGCCAAAAGCAAAAGATGAAGCGACCATTCATATTGACCAATATACCGGGGCGGTGTTAGCTGATTACCGTTATGATCATTACGGACCATTGGGTAAGTTGATTGCTATCGGTATTACCTTGCATAAAGGCACAGAATTTGGTTTGATTAACCAATTAATCAGCCTTCTAATATGTCTTGGTACCATTCTTGTAGCTATTACCGGTGTTTATATGTGGTGGAAACGTAAACCTAAACAAGAATTAGGAGCACCAAAGGCTCCAAGTATTAAAAAAATGAGATACCTTCTTTTCATACTGATTATATTAGGCATTGTGTTCCCTTTAGTGGGATTATCCCTTATTATTGTATGGGTTGTTGACTTATTGATTATCCAAAGAATTCCGGCCGTGAAAAAGGTATTAAATGCTTAA
- a CDS encoding DUF1775 domain-containing protein, which produces MKKKLFAFLSAFAAVFLIALPASAHVTVNPSESATEAWETYTVKIPVEKDIATTKVTLKIADNVDFKMYEPVDGWKVTTETNDSDKVTTVTWEAENDQSAIQPGEYKRFSFTAQNPSDAGEVVWDAFQYYADGSIVEWTGDADAELPHSVTQIAKSDATTDSHGHTHDADSADEDTASAEDDHEHSSTSTVLSIIAIIVSVLAIILTFVRRK; this is translated from the coding sequence ATGAAGAAGAAGCTTTTTGCGTTTTTATCAGCGTTTGCTGCCGTTTTTCTTATTGCACTTCCAGCAAGTGCACATGTAACTGTTAATCCTTCAGAGTCTGCAACAGAGGCTTGGGAAACATATACAGTAAAAATACCTGTTGAGAAGGACATTGCGACAACGAAGGTAACACTTAAGATAGCAGATAATGTGGATTTTAAAATGTACGAACCAGTAGATGGTTGGAAAGTAACAACCGAAACCAATGATAGTGATAAGGTAACTACTGTGACTTGGGAAGCAGAGAATGATCAATCAGCTATTCAGCCAGGTGAGTATAAGCGATTCAGCTTTACAGCACAAAACCCGTCTGATGCAGGAGAAGTTGTTTGGGATGCCTTTCAATATTATGCAGATGGAAGCATAGTAGAATGGACTGGAGATGCGGATGCAGAACTTCCTCATTCTGTAACACAAATTGCTAAGTCTGATGCAACTACAGATAGCCATGGACATACACATGATGCTGATTCTGCTGATGAAGATACGGCAAGTGCAGAAGATGATCATGAGCATAGCTCTACAAGCACAGTGTTATCAATCATTGCCATAATCGTTTCTGTTCTTGCTATTATCTTGACTTTTGTGAGACGAAAATAA
- a CDS encoding PadR family transcriptional regulator, with protein sequence MENLTEMLKGSLEGCVLEIISRQETYGYEITRRLNDLGFTEVVEGTVYTILMRLEKKKLVNIEKKPSDMGPPRKFYSLNEAGRQELTLFWKRWDFVSSKINMLKTT encoded by the coding sequence ATCGAAAATTTAACGGAAATGCTGAAAGGTTCGTTAGAAGGATGCGTGTTGGAAATCATCAGCCGTCAAGAAACATATGGCTATGAAATTACTCGCCGCCTGAACGACCTTGGATTTACTGAAGTCGTCGAAGGTACGGTCTACACCATTCTAATGCGATTAGAAAAGAAGAAACTAGTGAATATCGAGAAGAAACCATCGGATATGGGACCACCACGCAAGTTTTATTCACTTAATGAAGCAGGCCGTCAGGAACTAACATTGTTTTGGAAAAGATGGGATTTTGTTTCGTCAAAAATTAATATGTTAAAGACAACTTAA
- a CDS encoding DUF1048 domain-containing protein — protein sequence MMELFKKLIGDKKEYKMMMARVEALPEDYQFVFKKIQDYMWKFSAGNGMDMLHMQYELIDLFEAGSAEGRQVLEITGEDVASFADELVANAKTYVAKYREDLNKSIIDRLGKK from the coding sequence ATGATGGAATTATTTAAAAAATTAATAGGTGATAAAAAAGAATACAAGATGATGATGGCAAGGGTAGAGGCACTTCCGGAGGACTACCAGTTTGTATTTAAGAAAATTCAAGACTATATGTGGAAATTCTCAGCGGGCAATGGTATGGATATGCTTCATATGCAATATGAATTAATTGATTTATTCGAAGCAGGCTCCGCAGAAGGAAGGCAAGTGCTAGAGATTACTGGGGAAGATGTTGCTTCCTTTGCTGACGAACTAGTGGCTAATGCTAAAACTTATGTCGCTAAATACCGTGAAGATTTGAATAAGAGCATCATTGATCGATTAGGAAAAAAATAA
- a CDS encoding ATP-binding cassette domain-containing protein, translating into MSNAVISVKGLKKSFKEKEVLKAVDFEVKQGEVFALLGSNGAGKTTIVNILSTQLKSDEGQVSICQFDVRGQPEHVRQSISLTGQFATLDDMLTGRENLILIAKLRRVSNPSEVADNLLARFSLREAANLRADKYSGGMKRRLDIAMSLIGKPAVIFLDEPTTGLDPEARLEVWDTIKELAGSGTTILLTTQYLEEAEQLADGIAILHSGKIITTGTLTELKEMFPPAKVEYIKKQPSLEEIFLTIIGKKEGI; encoded by the coding sequence ATGAGCAATGCCGTTATTTCTGTAAAAGGATTAAAGAAATCATTTAAAGAGAAGGAAGTTTTAAAAGCAGTCGATTTTGAGGTGAAGCAAGGGGAAGTTTTTGCATTGCTTGGCTCAAATGGAGCGGGTAAGACGACAATAGTCAATATTCTCTCAACCCAGTTGAAATCTGATGAAGGGCAAGTGAGTATCTGCCAATTTGACGTCAGGGGTCAGCCGGAACATGTTCGCCAGAGTATCAGCTTAACAGGACAGTTCGCCACATTAGATGACATGCTCACTGGACGTGAAAACCTAATATTAATTGCCAAGTTGCGGAGAGTTTCTAATCCTTCCGAAGTTGCTGACAATCTGCTTGCAAGATTCAGTCTGCGTGAAGCGGCCAACCTTCGGGCAGATAAATATTCTGGCGGAATGAAACGCCGGCTTGACATCGCCATGAGTTTAATTGGAAAACCAGCTGTTATTTTTTTAGACGAACCGACGACAGGGCTTGACCCTGAAGCACGGCTTGAAGTCTGGGATACTATCAAGGAACTTGCTGGCAGCGGTACGACTATATTGCTTACGACCCAGTATCTAGAAGAAGCAGAACAATTAGCGGATGGTATCGCCATCTTGCATAGTGGAAAAATCATCACTACAGGTACTCTTACAGAATTAAAAGAGATGTTTCCACCAGCTAAAGTGGAGTATATCAAAAAGCAGCCGTCATTGGAGGAAATCTTTCTCACAATCATCGGTAAAAAGGAGGGCATTTAA
- a CDS encoding ABC transporter permease codes for MKNNTGVLLGRLMRNIMRSPDTIITVAITPIMMMLLFVYVFGGAIQTGTDNYVNYLLPGILLMAIASGVAYTSLRLFTDVKSGLMARFITMPIKRSSILWAHVFTSIFSNALTVVIVILVALLMGFRSSANILDWFAVAGILGLFTLALTWLAIIPGLKASSMEGATAYSYPLIFLPFISSAFVPTETMPKIVRAFAENQPVTSIVNTIRAFLYEESVGHDIWLALAWCVGIMVLAYFFASKEFKRKLG; via the coding sequence ATGAAAAATAATACTGGGGTGTTACTGGGGCGGTTAATGCGTAATATAATGCGCAGCCCTGACACAATTATTACAGTAGCAATTACACCAATAATGATGATGTTGTTGTTTGTCTATGTGTTTGGCGGAGCTATACAGACAGGAACAGACAATTATGTTAATTATTTATTGCCGGGAATCTTGCTTATGGCTATAGCAAGTGGTGTTGCCTACACATCTTTGCGGCTCTTTACAGATGTGAAAAGCGGTCTGATGGCTCGTTTCATTACGATGCCGATTAAGCGCTCCTCGATATTGTGGGCTCACGTGTTTACGTCTATTTTCTCTAATGCGTTAACAGTTGTGATAGTTATCCTCGTTGCACTCTTAATGGGATTCCGTTCAAGCGCTAATATCTTGGATTGGTTCGCCGTAGCTGGAATCCTGGGATTGTTTACACTAGCATTGACATGGCTAGCGATTATTCCTGGATTGAAAGCAAGTTCTATGGAAGGAGCAACAGCATACTCGTACCCGCTCATTTTTCTGCCGTTTATCAGTTCAGCTTTTGTTCCCACTGAGACCATGCCTAAAATTGTCCGTGCGTTTGCTGAAAACCAACCTGTTACTTCAATCGTGAATACGATTCGAGCTTTCTTATATGAAGAGTCTGTTGGCCACGATATTTGGCTAGCGCTAGCCTGGTGTGTCGGCATTATGGTCCTTGCGTACTTCTTTGCTAGTAAAGAATTTAAACGGAAGCTAGGGTAA
- the pdxS gene encoding pyridoxal 5'-phosphate synthase lyase subunit PdxS yields MKTGTNRVKRGMAEMQKGGVIMDVINAEQAKIAEEAGAVAVMALERVPSDIRAAGGVARMADPSIVEEVMNAVSIPVMAKARIGHIVEARVLEALGVDYIDESEVLTPADEEYHLNKNEYTVPFVCGCRDLGEAARRIGEGASMLRTKGEPGTGNIVEAVRHIRKVNAQVRKVVHMNEDELMTEAKLLGAPYELLLEIKNLGRLPVVNFAAGGVATPADAALMMQLGADGVFVGSGIFKSDNPALFAKAIVEATTHYQDYKLIAEISKNLGTAMKGIEIASLAPEARMQERGW; encoded by the coding sequence ATGAAAACTGGTACTAATCGAGTAAAACGTGGAATGGCTGAAATGCAAAAGGGCGGCGTTATCATGGACGTTATTAACGCCGAGCAAGCGAAAATTGCTGAAGAGGCAGGAGCAGTAGCAGTAATGGCTCTTGAAAGAGTTCCTTCTGATATTCGTGCTGCAGGTGGAGTAGCGAGAATGGCTGACCCTTCTATTGTAGAAGAAGTTATGAATGCAGTATCTATCCCTGTTATGGCTAAAGCACGTATTGGACATATTGTGGAAGCTAGAGTGCTTGAAGCATTAGGCGTTGATTATATCGATGAAAGTGAAGTTTTAACTCCTGCAGATGAAGAATATCACCTAAATAAAAATGAATATACAGTACCATTTGTTTGTGGATGCCGGGACCTTGGCGAAGCAGCAAGACGCATCGGAGAAGGTGCTTCCATGCTCCGCACAAAAGGCGAACCAGGAACAGGAAATATTGTGGAAGCAGTCCGTCATATTCGAAAAGTAAATGCACAAGTTCGTAAAGTAGTTCATATGAATGAAGATGAGCTAATGACAGAAGCAAAATTATTAGGTGCTCCCTACGAGCTTTTGCTGGAAATTAAAAACTTAGGGCGCCTGCCAGTAGTTAACTTTGCAGCAGGAGGTGTTGCAACACCTGCAGATGCAGCATTAATGATGCAATTAGGAGCAGACGGAGTATTTGTCGGCTCAGGTATCTTTAAATCAGATAATCCTGCTCTATTTGCAAAAGCAATTGTGGAAGCAACTACTCACTACCAAGATTATAAATTAATTGCTGAAATCTCTAAAAATCTAGGAACAGCAATGAAAGGGATTGAAATTGCTAGTCTTGCTCCGGAAGCTCGCATGCAAGAGCGCGGTTGGTAA
- a CDS encoding PLP-dependent aminotransferase family protein — MLEITPILDTQSDAPVYIQLYRFLKNEIQSENIPPHSKLPSQRKLAVHLNLSRNTVNAAYQQLLAEGYIRSEERKGLFVEDIKHELFLDKNAHAIHDEILNNNCSQQEEQSSRILYDFKYGEIDLKHFPFKLWSQLTMKSIFAEQGKLLLYGDPQGDLDLRKQIARYLYESRGVKCSEHQIIIGAGTQYLLSMLCKIIGREYTYGIEEPGYNRVRIVLQEYGKAVHPIPLDSYGVDIKKLTASEVRAVFVTPAHQFPLGIVMPIQRRLELIKWAKDSDGYIIEDDYDSEFRYEGKPIPALQSLDSYEKVIYMGTFAKSLIPSLDFSYMVLPRHLLATYHEKYIGYKQTVSRQHQYTLKLFMESEHWSRHLNKVRNVYKKRHNALLTSLKANMYNQVRIMGSGAGLHIVIEPRNDMSEQELIDTAKKNGVLVYPVSSFYEQLPDQKYPRVLLGFAGMDESKIQEGVILLSKAWF; from the coding sequence ATGTTAGAAATAACTCCCATTTTAGATACTCAAAGTGATGCACCCGTATATATACAACTTTATCGTTTTCTTAAAAATGAAATACAATCAGAAAATATTCCTCCTCATAGTAAATTGCCTTCTCAAAGGAAATTAGCAGTGCATTTAAACTTAAGCAGAAACACTGTTAATGCTGCGTATCAGCAGCTCCTCGCTGAGGGTTACATCAGAAGCGAAGAAAGAAAAGGTTTATTTGTTGAGGATATAAAGCATGAGCTGTTTTTAGACAAAAACGCACATGCTATCCATGATGAAATCTTGAATAACAATTGCAGTCAACAAGAAGAGCAATCTTCAAGAATTCTATATGATTTTAAATATGGAGAAATAGATTTAAAGCATTTTCCATTTAAATTATGGAGTCAATTAACGATGAAAAGCATATTTGCTGAACAAGGAAAGCTGTTACTATATGGCGACCCACAAGGTGATCTAGATCTTCGTAAGCAAATAGCAAGATATCTGTATGAATCTCGCGGAGTTAAATGCTCAGAGCATCAAATTATCATAGGAGCTGGAACACAATATCTGTTAAGTATGTTATGTAAAATCATTGGCAGAGAATACACATATGGGATTGAAGAGCCTGGTTATAATAGAGTCCGTATTGTTTTACAGGAATATGGCAAAGCAGTGCATCCGATTCCCCTTGATAGTTATGGAGTTGATATAAAGAAATTAACAGCAAGCGAGGTCAGAGCTGTCTTTGTCACACCTGCACATCAATTCCCTCTTGGAATTGTTATGCCAATCCAAAGACGATTAGAATTAATTAAATGGGCGAAGGATTCAGATGGCTATATAATAGAGGATGATTACGATAGTGAATTTCGATACGAAGGCAAGCCTATTCCTGCCCTTCAAAGCTTAGACAGTTATGAAAAAGTTATCTATATGGGGACTTTTGCTAAATCGCTGATTCCATCTTTGGATTTTAGTTATATGGTTCTTCCAAGACATCTATTAGCTACGTACCATGAGAAGTATATTGGTTATAAACAAACCGTTTCCAGACAGCATCAATATACATTAAAACTCTTTATGGAAAGCGAGCATTGGTCAAGACATCTGAATAAAGTTAGAAATGTCTATAAGAAAAGACATAATGCATTGCTAACATCTCTTAAAGCGAACATGTACAATCAAGTCAGAATTATGGGTTCAGGTGCCGGATTACATATAGTAATAGAGCCGCGTAATGATATGTCAGAGCAAGAGCTAATTGACACAGCTAAAAAGAATGGCGTGTTGGTGTATCCTGTTTCCTCCTTCTATGAACAATTACCAGATCAAAAATATCCTCGAGTTCTGCTTGGTTTTGCTGGTATGGATGAGAGTAAGATTCAAGAAGGCGTAATATTGCTTTCAAAGGCATGGTTCTAA